The following DNA comes from Magnolia sinica isolate HGM2019 chromosome 18, MsV1, whole genome shotgun sequence.
ACCCAACAACCCCATTTTTTGGGGGAGTAAATGGATTGAGAAAGCAACATGttaaaaacccccaaaatccagTCATATTAGCAGCGAAATTTGAGATAATCCAATTTATTCAGTGACCAAAGGAAGATTAAAGGAGAAAAAGAGTAAATATAATAGTGTATTTATCAGATCCCTAGCTGAAATCAAACATGCACAATAAAAATCCCCTAACCGGAAGCCATGGCAGAAAGCAGACAATAGCCATGCATCTCGAAGGGCTATCTTACGGGCTGCACATGAGGGTTTGACATACATGAGGGTTTCGAGAGGGAGGAAGAAGTTGTACCTCTGCCCTCAGCCCAACCGTCAGACAGCGATGGCAACGATGATGGAGGAACTCATGGCCATCGCGATCCACACTATACCTGAATTTATAGCCCCGTTTGGCCGCGAAAAATCACCTCCCGCCCTATCTCCCGCCATTACTCCCGCCCTGGCTCTCCAATCCCATCCCATAGTCCCAACGACCGACTGCATGCGGAGGGATTGGGATGGCCTCGAGACGCAATCCACCTCCGGAGTCGCCAATCCGAAGGGATTACCTAATCCCACGAAGAATCCCTCGCCTGTGGCTGCATTCCTATCCTATCGCGATCCCAAACGCGTCGTCTTTCGTATGGGGCGGGATTTGACTCCGCAATCCATCCTAGGCCGTCCGTTACCGTTCGAATCcacccgtccaaacgggcccttaggttttaggtttaggtttaggttataggttaaatggaattgcatttggtccgtgtctattccactcaatgttagcaagttgtgtaggtcctaccatgatgtgtgggctatatccacaccatccacccatttttcaagatcattttagagaatgggccaaaaaatcagttagatctaaagctcaagtggaccccaccatagaaagcagtgggcattgaatacctaccgttgaaaactactTTAGGGCAACACGAGTTTTTGAATTGACTCATTTATacgctcatgccataaaatgagataaCAAAACAGataaacaatttaaatataacaCGTATTATTCTTAATAGCTTCAAATAAAGTTAAGTATATTTATTCAATGGAAAACAAATTAAAGAGTGATTCCCAGTATATTACAAGTATAGCATAGCATAGCATGGAATTACGCTTATGGGTTGTAACAGGAGATAACCCtgtcatatgtaataattacattatTTTGAAtccatctcacctaatccttccccgtaccatgcgccaaacacctcTTAATCCTTTCCCACCCACGGATGATTTTGAGAGCAGATTGGAGATATGCGTCCACTGAGCATCGATTCTCGATGCACACCAGACACACAATCTTTTGTTGTATTTAATATCTTAAATTTAATTAGATTCTGCCCAGATTTTTCATGTAAATGAGAGggattttaaggctttctaaaatgGGTTTAGGATTTCTAAAAAGGTGGAGTAAGGAAAAGATTCAAGGATTGCTCGAATTTGGTAAGtactttctctttgtaatttctgctttcaaaatgaaaatttGTCACTTTATGTGGTGGTTTTTTTCCAAAGGGgttttaaacatttttttttttttttttttttacacacgcacacacaccccccacactcatgccatagtgggCTTTCATCACCtctggatactcgaacccttgaccgggtgttgaaactcccgagagtctaccacccgagcaagcgCAAGGATCCATTAAATCTTTATGTTACCTGGTGTTTGCTTGGTGCCCTTGAATTGTTATTGTATATCCATCTCTATGTAATTTCGAAGTCCAAAACCTAACATCTTTCGCCATATTTCTGTTCACAGCATGACCGCACCGCGAAGAGACCAATGCTCCATACGATAACATGTGCAACCTATAAAAAGGACCCTTCAAAAAGCTTACTTGCATGTGGACTAGATCCAGACCCTATACATGAAGTGGGCCCTAGGGGAACATAGCAATGCGTACATGTGCAAGATACAAGCTGGACATCATGTGGATATCCAATGCTCTTAGAGCActacaagttatagtgctcctagttgcattggatcATCTGGACACTGCAGTCagatagatctgaaccatccatcatctgTAGAACATAATTCATGAGCTACCATGTGAAAATCAGATTCAATAGATGATCCCTTCCATCCTTTACTTTGGCCTTATTTTTCATAGCCAATCTTTTTCTACGCCATGGATGTGATGGTTATTAGGATTGCCTAGCGAAAGCAATCCACGGTGGGTCCTAACCAAAACATAGATCAAATAAATAATCTTGACCATCAATATTAAATGTTattgattagatggttaagattgttagATCTACAGATGTTTGCATGGCGGCCCATGAAATGACATTGAACCTAATAAACAACCTAGATCAATAGATTGGAGCATCTCTTCTATGGTAGTCCCTTATGCCCTTTTCAACCAGTATTGAAGTTGGAACTGGTTAACTGCCCTACTAAGGAGCTTCCGTCCCTAACAACTCCAACAAccgtataattttattttattttatttttaaagagcCATTCTACACGCAAACGAAATCCAAATGTAATTGCGTGGTGGACTCACCCGAATGTGGGTGAAAACAAGCCCGCCTCAACCAACTTTTTGGGCTTTAAGTTGACCCAGCTCAACTAACTGACCTATACCGGTCCATAGGATAGTGGGCCAAGATGGGCCTGATACCGGGCATCCATACGATAGTGGGTCAAGATGGACCTAGATCAACGTTTGTAGAACAAGATTAGTCTTCaacagtgtgtggggcccacttttaatgcAAAGCCCACGTCTTCGATATTCCATTTTTATAAAGAAGTAGGTGATATCTCCTTAGATCTCTCACCAAATTTCCCTCCATCAGTATCCCTTTGTAAAATCAAAATAGTCATGGCCTTCTTTCATAAATTCAAGTTCTTTAAGtaatctgtttttctttttttctttttttcttttccaaaaaaaatcctaagaaagaaaggaaaagaaatggTAGTGTTAGTTATGGAGTTAGGTTATCTACTTATAAACAAATCCCACATAAATAAAACGAACCCCAAACAGCATCCATTCGTCCTCTCTATCAATCTCTCACCAAATGGGTAagctccttctctctttcctcatTGGCCTGGGCCTTGTGCTAACGTGCACTGCTACGGTGTACCCTGTCGGAGATACGGCTGGTTGGGAGATAAGCACGGACTTTGATTCATGGGCCAAGGGCAAGAATTTTAAAGTTGGCGATGTTCTTCGTAAGTAATCCTTCTAATAATCTCTTGGTGAAGTTATCTTATTTCATTTTTAGATTGTTGCATTTGAGCCAAATTGGAAATGAATGCATGCAAATCAATCCCATATTCCAGCTTACATGTGATATGCAATTGGTCAATCCAGATCGTCTGGTGGGCTCAGCACAGACCTTTGGGTTGAGTCTCGCAGCCGCTGACATGGACCTTGGCCTGAATGTTAAACAAATGCCGAGCCCAGTTCCTTCGCCCAAAGGCTGATCTGGGCTTGGACTTTGGTTCTTAGCTAGTCGACTGTATCTGAACATTCTTCAGCTAGGCCCAGATTGAAAAAAAGAGGTCCCATGTGGTAATCCAAAGATGAATGGGCAAGGACTTAGAATGTGTCTGCGGGCCTGAAAGAAAGACCCAATTCTGGTCAGTGGGGGATGTGAACAGGCTTCTATTTGGGCTTGAGTCAgacttgaaaaaaataaatattaataaaccTGGTCCAatcccatttatttttctagcccATGAAAGGCCTGTGCTGAGTCCACATGATCACAAGCCTAGCCCCTGGTAAGCTTGGCCCAGGAAATTGACAGCCGAGCCATTTTACAATAAGGGTGCAACTTGGGAgagggttgggttaggttgagggTCAAGCCAAACCCAGCTTAACTTGCTAATTCCAAGTTTCCAACTCATACTACCTTAACTTCAGAAACTGATGAAAATGCCTTTCATCCAATGCAGTGTTCCAATATTCATCATTGCACACCGTGGATGTGGTGACTAAAGACAATTACGACAATTGCAACGCCACCGGTGCACTACAGAGCAACAGTGGTGGGAACACGTCCATTCCACTAACGACAGCTGGCAACAAGTACTTCATCTGTGGGACCCTTTCCCACTGCTTGGGTGGGATGAAACTGCAAGTGAGTGTGAATGCAGGAGCCCAGGAAACAAGCCCAGCTGGTGCACCCCTGCCTCCAAAGTCGCCCGACCCAGTTCCGGCCCCTTCTACGGATATCAACAAAACATTGCCTACCACCCCTTCTCTTGGATTTTCGTATAGTGCAAGGGACTCTCTACTTTTTGCTTGGTCTTGTATCTTTGGGACCCTTTTATGGACGGTGATTATTTGAGTATGGTAATACTTAAGGGGCCCAGTATTTGCACCCACCCTTTTTTGTTAGATACACCTTTTCATCGAAAATAGTAGAAAAAAGGGGTCTATAAATCGAACTTGGTGGGTGTACATGTCATTTTCCGATGTATGAGTATGaatattgttttcctttgttATATAATGTAATCGATTTTTCTTCCACATCAccatctggactgttcattaggttcagTTCACTTTTTATAGGTTGCCTGTAAAGAATCTCACCAATCAGATGGTCTAGGCTGATGCAGGGAGGGACTTGATGAGgttaatcaccgtcttccttaggaAATATCTACTCCGAATCCAGAAAGCTATCTGAACTCATCCTGAGTTTCCTTGAATCGAAGCAAGATAAAAGCgtgaataattcctaataaatttgaaatgacttgattgatgattaaaaaaatgaaattataactCTTTAAATAACGAAATCAAACTTAGGATAGAGTTTTAGACttaaaactccaactcaaacaactTAATAACATAACTTGTTATAAAttataaacttactatttataaaggACCTCTTTTCCTACTACACTTTATAGTTTTTGGCCAAATATAATAAGTGTTCAATTTGGACCAACCACATTTTCCCAACTTTTCTTAGTACTTTTC
Coding sequences within:
- the LOC131233462 gene encoding stellacyanin-like; its protein translation is MGKLLLSFLIGLGLVLTCTATVYPVGDTAGWEISTDFDSWAKGKNFKVGDVLLFQYSSLHTVDVVTKDNYDNCNATGALQSNSGGNTSIPLTTAGNKYFICGTLSHCLGGMKLQVSVNAGAQETSPAGAPLPPKSPDPVPAPSTDINKTLPTTPSLGFSYSARDSLLFAWSCIFGTLLWTVII